The genomic interval AAGAAAATCTCCTCCCTCTCCTCAAAGAAATTATCCCTTGTTTCTATGTTTATAAGTACTAAATATTTATCTTCTAGCTCTATATTGTATACGTTTAACTTTTCATTAATATCATTTTGATTGTTGTGATTAGCTAATAGCTTATAAAGTAAAATCTTCTTACTTGATTCCATAAGTAATTCTTTTTCTTTCTCTTCTTCCTTTCTTTTTATGCAGCTTTTTATTACCTCTTCCATAACTCTTTTAAATTCATCCACCTCAATAGGTTTAAGTAAATAATCAACCACTTTTGCTTCTAAGGCTTTTTTAGCATAGTCAAATTCACTATATGCACTAAAAATTATTATTCTAATTTTAGGATCATACTTAAAGGTTTCCTTTGCTAATTCTAGTCCATCCATGAAAGGCATCTTTACATCTGTAAAAAGAATATCTATATGATTTTTCTTTATGTATTCTAAAGCTTCTTTTCCATTTACAGCTTTAGCTATATTTAAAGGAAATTCATATCTTTTTATAAGAAATTCAATTCCTTCACGTTCTGTAGCCTCATCATCTACTAATAGTATTTTTAACATATCTTCTCCCCCTTTTATGCTTAAAAACTTCTTTAACTTTACATAATTATTAATATATAAAATTAATTACTAATTCTACTTTAATATAATGTATAATAAAAATTCAATAATAGTTAAAAATTTTTCTTTATAATAGATTTGTTAATACCTAAATTTAACATAATTATTAATAATAATTTTAATGCATAGTTATTTTATATAATTTTATTATAAAAATAATACTTTTTATCATACTAAGAACAATATAGTAAAGATATTCAAACTTATTTAAGGAAGTGAATTACTTGAAAACACAAAATAGGAATTACTTAATTGATAATAGTAAAGGCCTTTTAATATTTTTAGTGGTCTTAGGACACAGTTTAGAATTTATTAGAAAAGATTATGAAGTGGCAAGACTTTTATATGTATTCATATATGAATTTCATATGCCTGTATTTGTTTTTATTTCAGGATATCTTTCAAAAAATGTAGAAAAAGGACGTAGAAATGCCGTAAGAAATTTTCTCACTCCCTTTTTACTATTCAATATAATATGGAATTTAATCACATTAGTAGGTCCCTTATTTTTAAGAGGTGAATTTACTGAACTTCCTAGTGAACAAGCATTTTCCTTCTTCACTCCTGGTTGGGCACTATGGTATATATTTGCAATGTTTTTATGGAAAATCCTTTTACCTGATCTTTTAAAGTTCAAAAATATTTTTATACTTAGTATTATTGCTGGTATTTTTGTAAAACTCTCTGGTGAGTTTGGCTCTTATATGGCACTTTCTAGAACTATTACCTTTGCTCCATTTTTCTTAGCTGGTTATTATTCTAGTGAGGAAAAATTAAAAAGATTTAGGAAGTTTACAAGATTTAATATTCTAAACAAAGTTCCTTCAATATTAATTCTAATTATTGGAGTTTTAATAGCCTTAATTTTTGTTAACTATTCAAATATTGCAGATGAATTTTTCTGGGCAGATAGGTCCTATAGTAATTTTAATATAGAAATATTCACTGGAATCTTACTTTATATTGCAGTTTATATAATTGGATTTGCTTTTGTATATGTCTTTATAAACTTAATGCCAGAAAATCAAACATTTCTATCAAAAATAGGTAAAAATACTCTTTCAGTTTATTTTTTACATACTTATTTTATAGGTAGTATTTTAGGATTAACAAGCTTAATGTCAAGTAATTTAGGAAAATTACTTGCACTAATAGTAGGCTCCTTAATAGTAACATTTATTCTCTCTAGGGATTGTGTAGCTAGATTTTTCAATAAATTTTTAGATAAATTTAACAGACTATTATTTATAAAAGAATAGAATATGTATAAAAATAAACAAATAAAACTTACAAACATATGCCGAGAATTACTAGATTTCTCTTCATAATGTTTGTAAGTTTTATAAAAAGTTATTTCGATACCAATACCTTATAATCCTTATTAAAAAGCTTAACTAGATTTAGGTTTTAGTCCAAAAATCTATAATTTAATCTATTTCCATTTGTATAATCATATGAAATACTCTTTTTTCCAATATATCCTTCTACAAATAACTCTCATTTCTTAGTACTTTCTATAGATAATACTGAAATCAATTTCAATTTTATTTGCTCAAGTTTCTCCTTTTGTTCCTTTGTTCTTACCCTTCCATCTAAACTCTTTGTAAGCAATACTGCATCTGAATAGTTTTTATTATCAATAAACTTTTCTAACTTTTCCATATCACTTTTTATATCTTTATCATATTCAGATTTTTCATCTATATTCTTATTTAATGCATCTACACATTTCTTAAAATTAGGGAACTCATTAGACTTCTCCCCAACATTTTGAATTTTAACTTCAGCTTTTCTTATCTTTCCCTCATCTAAAGCCTTACTTGCCTCTAAATAATTTTCAATCATATCTTTTAGTTCTTTAGCCTCTTTATTTTTAGGATTTTCGTCTAAAGCTAACTCTAAAGATACAACCGCCTTCTCATATTGCCCTTCATTAATAAGTTCTTTCCCCTTATCTAGTGCTTTATTAGAACTACTACATGCAATAAGATTTAATGATAAAATTGTAATTAATACTACTAAAATTAAAGCCTTAATACTTCTTTTCACCTAATTACCTCCTGTGACCTAATCTATATTATTTTAATTTAGCTTAGCAAAATAATTTAAGCAAAATTATAATCCTATAAAAAATCCTATATTTCTATAATTTTTCAATTTCCTTTTTATCCCAAATAAATAGTATCATATTTTGAACAATAAGTAAATATTCTTAACTAACAAAAATAATAATGAATAATTAGTAAAAATTTTAAATACAAAAACCAAATATAATTGAAACCTAGCAAAATCAAAGGGAGTAATTTAATATGATCAAATTACTCCCTAAATATGTAACATTATTCTCTTTTATTTTTGTAATATCCTACAAATACTATATTAACTTTATGTAAGAATTTAATTTTGACATTTGGATTTCATTTTTAATTTTGTAAACTCCATACTTCCTTTCAACCATCTTACCTCCAAGCTTTCTAACATGCCATTGTATGTTCATCCTATCTTCTAAACCTTCTAATTCCTCATATTCATCACTTTTTATTTTAAGATAACATTCTCTAATAACCTTACAAAACTCTCTTGGTATTTTTACATCTCTCATAGCTCTAACTATCCCTTCTTTTCCTTCAATCAAAAGGATTTCAAAGGTATAATCTAAATCTTCTGATAAATAAAAATCATCGGAAGCAAAATTTAAATCCACTGGAAAAGCACTGCATTCCAAAACTCCATCTATAGTTAGAGTAAACCCTATAAAATCTCTTGAAAGTCCAAACTCTTTTTTTGGATAAATCTGAAATCCAAGTTCTAACTTCCCGTAGTTAATAGCAAAATGATCTTCTTTATTTGAATTATCCCATCTTAATAATAGGTTAAATTCATCTTTATTTTGAAGAACCATTGCACTATCTCCCTTAATATCCATATAGGTCTTATCCCCTATACCAACAATAACCCCCTCATCTTCATAACATGCCTCTTCTTCGCTCTTTTTAAGCTCATCTCTAGCATTATTAATAGTACTTAAGAAAAGTTCATCTTCGAATTCATCTGTTTTAATAAGTTCTCTGACGAAATCTCTAACATCACTAAGCTTCTCATTCATCATAAAAACCTCCCCATTTATTACATGTCATCCCAAATCCATTATATACCAAAATCTTTTTTTGGTACAGACAATGAAAAAGACTATATCAAAGCATTTATTTAATCATAAACCTTTCACAAGATATAAGTATTTATAATTAAATCACTTTTGATATAGTCTAATATAATTATAGTTTTAATCTTTAATGTATTTATCTAAATTAGATTCTTCTGGTTCATCTGTAAACTTATATAGGCTAAAACTTTCTTCTACCTGCTTTGATGTTATTCCATCAAAAAGTATAGCATCAAGGTTTTCTAAGTCTTCTAGAGCAACTTCTCTATTATAATCTTCCCTTGTAATTTTTAAATAATACTCCCTAATAATCTTACAAAGCTCCCTTGGGAATCTAATATGTCTCATAGCTCTTACTATATGCTTTTCATCTATAGCAATTATATTTAAAGCGTAATTCATTTTCTCAGAAAATTCAAAACCTTCAGGAGTAAAATTAAAGTCTAGCCTCATATCACTATAATCAACAGCATCCTTTATTGATAAGGTAAATCCAACAAAATCATAATTAATATCAAAGTCTTCTCTCTTAAAAAGTTGAAATCCAAAATCAACCTTTCCTTTACTTACGCCTCTAAAACTCTTCTTAGCTTCACTTGGAAACCTTAAAATAACTAGGAGACTATCCTTATCCGTCAAAAGGCTAACCATGTCTTCCGAAAGATCTATAGAAAGCTTGCTGCCAACCTCTAAATAACACTCTCCATATTCATCATTAGATTCTAGTTCCTGAAGGTTGTCCTTTCCTAAAACCTGATACAAATAGTTTTTAAATTCAATATCAAATTCATTTTCCATTCCTTAAGTCGTCTCCTTTATTTTTAAATAACCTTCAACTATTATATATCAACAACATTATAGTTACAAACCATATTTTAACCATTTTTAATTCTAAAAAGACTTTAAAAATAGCAGAGACACCATATACCATAATAATTAATTAAGTTCTTCTAAATAACTAAGTATTACTTTATCTTATCCCTAAGCTTTAAAAGTACCTCTCTTATTTCCTTAACCTCTTCATGTGTAAAGTTTTCAAATACACTATCAAAGCTATTATTTATATCACACCTAAAAGTTTTTGCAAAGTCTACTCCTTTTTTAGAGAAAACTATATATGTATTTCTCTTATCCTTTTCATCCTTAAACTTCTCTACATACCCCATATTTTCAAGTCTTGACACTATTCCTGACACAGTTCCCTTAGCTAAGGACATTTCATCACAAAGTTCCTTAACTGTAACCTTACCTTTATGAGCTATAAGTTTAATAACTGTTATTTGTTGGTGAGTAAGTCCACTTTCTTTAAGTCCTTCACTTACTTTCCCCATGGTACTTGAATAAATTTCCTTTATCAGCATAGCTATTTCAAATGAATCATAATTCATATAAGTCCCTCTTTTCTAAAAAAATAAATTTCAAATTATATTTCTCCATGCTCTAGAAAAATATATAAAAGATTCTACATATAAAATTAATGGTACATAAAGTCTTCTAAACTTTATGCACCATTTAATATCTTTATACTAAATTAGCTAATTTTATATTTTACTTTTAAATTATCAAAGGTGAAGAATCCCACAAAGAAATATACGCCAGCCATAAATAGTGCTGCTCCTAATCCCATATAAAAATCTCCTAAATAAACTGGATTAAATATTCCTAAGTTTCTAACTGAAATTCCAAAGAAAATCATAAATCCCATTATAAGATAACTCTTAAAATCAAAGAAGGAAAATACACAATGTTTATCAAGTTTACTATTTACTATTCTTGTTGTATGTTTCTTAAACATTTTACTAAATATAAATTTAAAAAACACAAAAAATATAATTGCTGCAAAAATGATTGTTATGATTAAGTTTCCGTGATGTGACATAACATCTCCAAACCCTAAAGTAAATACTCTAAATCCTGCAAATCCCCATACTAGTCCTGCTATAAAAAGTAAAATTCTCTTACTAACTCTTGGAGTAAATTTTTTAATTCCGTCCATAATTTTCATCTCCTACAAAATAATTTTATTTTATTAGATGCAACCCACCTTAAAATGGTTCGCATGAAAACTCTTTGTTCCTATGCAAACTATTTTACTCCTAATAATAATTATTGTCAAATAAATTTTTTTATTTATTTCATTCTTTATTTATGCAGATCAATTACTGAAATTAAGGGTACTAAAATTTTATTACTTAAATTATAATCTCTTTCATAAGACTCTTATTAACCCCCAAATTATCCTTTCAAATATTTAGTATAAAAGATTTTTTTAAGGGAAACATAAGGGTGTATCCTTATAGAAGTTAAGACTTCATTTTTGTGATTGATGTTCATCACCTCCTAAAAGTCTTAATTTCTCAAATTTTCTATATGCCTTTTTAAATTAAAGATGGCTATACCTTATATTTCCCCCTTCTAAGAAACTTCAGGTATAGCCATCTATTTTTATTTAATATTATTTCTTATAATTTTAAAAGATGTAAAAGCAAAAATCACAAAGCCTACAAAGGATAAAATAGAACTTAATAAAAGAATTATATCTCCTATTACACTTAATCCAATAAAGCTAAAAATCTCCAATGATCTTTGAAACATCTCTGTTTGAAGTAACACAAGCATAAAGGATCCTAATGCTACTAAAATCAACTTAATATTTTTATTTTCCATTTAATAATCCTTCCCTATATTTCACCTTACTTTTTCCCTATTTTCCACTTAAAATATTTATTTACAAAAATCAAAAATATAACTAATAAGATACTCATTATAAAAGGCTCTAAACCCTCATACAACCTAATAAAGGTATTCAACTAAAAAACTCCTCCTTTAATTTATAAAGCCTAAATAGTCCTATTTTTAAAGAATATTATTTCTAATAAGATTAATAATTTTTCATATCATAACATCTCCAATTTAATTATTTTATCCATTGCTTATACTTCTGAGTTTTGTATAATAGAAACTTATTACCAGCTTAAAATATTTTGTGTTGCTATTTTTTGGTATTCATTGCAACATATAAGCTTACAATCATCTCCCCCAAAATGTTCAGAAAAATAAAGTCTTTCCTCTTCTAGTTCTTCTATTTTATCAATATTTCCTTTAAGATAAGCTTTTATTCTATACATAGTTGAATCACATCTTGCCATAACTCCACCAAGTCTAATATCTATAACTTCAAAGCCTTGTCCTTTGCATTCCTTATACCATAGATCCCTAAAACTCTTATGAAAACTCTTTAGCTTTTCTTGTATTTCTGGAATAAAGTTATATGCTATAAGCCTTAAGGCATCCTTATCCTTTTCTAAATAAGCTTTTCTTATTTCTAATCCTATTTCACTTTTAACTGAAAGGTAAGCAGCAAGTTTAGAATACATAGTAAACATTAATTTAAACCTCTCACTTTTCTCTCCTATTTCCTCATATTTTTTAGAAAGATTAATATAATGTTCTTCTAAATCTAAACCCTCTAAATGCTTATCAAAGGCTCCTAAAAGCAAATCTTGGTAAGCTATATATTTTGAAGGATTGCAAACCTCCATATTAGGAGTTTTAACTGATGGAACAAGATCTAATTCTTCTAAAGAAGTAAAGTCCTCCATACTAAGCCCTGTTAAAGATTTGCATCTTTCATCTATCCATTCTTTCTCTACCTTGTTATAATAGCCATGCTCTCCAAATAATATAAGACCTACTATTATGGAATATATTGGCGTTTCTGATCCATCATCTCCCCAAGCCGTTGCAAAGACTTCCTTTATTCCTTTAGCCTTACATTGATTTAAGGCAGCATTTGTTGTTTCAAAGGTCTTTGAATAGTTTGGAGCAAATCCACTCCACCTCCAGCATCCTCCTGCAAAGATAATATTATTATTAAAATCATCTCTAATATCTAAAAGCTTTTTATATTTTTCTTTATCAGAATTATAATAATCCCAATAAACTAAGGAAACTTCCTCTGGAATATTATTTGCTATTTCAGGAGTTATAACTATATCTAAATCGTAATATCCACCATCTGGAGCTCCACATCTTAAAAACATATCATCCCAAATCATTGGCTTAAAATCATATTTTTTTGCTATTTCATTAACCTTATTTAAATGCTCTACCATAAGCTTTTGGTGAGGAACATGTCCATGTTTAGTTAAATAATGGCCTCTTCCTAAATCAAAAGCCTCATCCATACCTATATGAATATTTTTACTTCTAAAGCACTCTCTTAAGGAAGAAATCATTGCCTCTATAAACTTATAAGTCTTTTCCTCTCCTACTAAAAGTACATCTTGGGTGTCTTTCATCCCTTCCCCATAAGGCCATCTTAAAGTTTGTTTTAAGTGAGCTAAAGTTTGAATACAAGGTACAACCTCTATACCTAAAGAGTATCCATAATCATCAATTTCTCTTAACTCCTCTTTACTATATCTTCCTCTCATATAACCAAAGTATGGATAACCATCAATCTCATAAGTATCTTCAGTATAAAGCATACACCTATTATGTCCCATTAAGGCCATATATCCTAATATCTTTTTAACCTCAGCAACTCTATAGACAGCATTTCTTGAGGCATCTATCATTGCTCCTACTGAATCAATATAAGTTTTTTCACTTTTTCTAAAACTCTCCTCTCCCTTTTTAAGAAATTGAAGATATAAACTAAATGCTCTAAAAAAGTGGTGTTTTTTCTTATATCTTATTTCATTATTTTTTCCTCTAAGGACTTCTATTACATTTTCTGATTCTTCAGGAAGCTTAGAAACATTTATAACTTCTAAATT from Clostridium perfringens carries:
- a CDS encoding outer membrane protein assembly factor BamD — translated: MKRSIKALILVVLITILSLNLIACSSSNKALDKGKELINEGQYEKAVVSLELALDENPKNKEAKELKDMIENYLEASKALDEGKIRKAEVKIQNVGEKSNEFPNFKKCVDALNKNIDEKSEYDKDIKSDMEKLEKFIDNKNYSDAVLLTKSLDGRVRTKEQKEKLEQIKLKLISVLSIESTKK
- a CDS encoding beta-N-acetylhexosaminidase, translating into MRVKLVGLNEEMLEAVKGLEELIDFQLYNEKGSKNENLEVINVSKLPEESENVIEVLRGKNNEIRYKKKHHFFRAFSLYLQFLKKGEESFRKSEKTYIDSVGAMIDASRNAVYRVAEVKKILGYMALMGHNRCMLYTEDTYEIDGYPYFGYMRGRYSKEELREIDDYGYSLGIEVVPCIQTLAHLKQTLRWPYGEGMKDTQDVLLVGEEKTYKFIEAMISSLRECFRSKNIHIGMDEAFDLGRGHYLTKHGHVPHQKLMVEHLNKVNEIAKKYDFKPMIWDDMFLRCGAPDGGYYDLDIVITPEIANNIPEEVSLVYWDYYNSDKEKYKKLLDIRDDFNNNIIFAGGCWRWSGFAPNYSKTFETTNAALNQCKAKGIKEVFATAWGDDGSETPIYSIIVGLILFGEHGYYNKVEKEWIDERCKSLTGLSMEDFTSLEELDLVPSVKTPNMEVCNPSKYIAYQDLLLGAFDKHLEGLDLEEHYINLSKKYEEIGEKSERFKLMFTMYSKLAAYLSVKSEIGLEIRKAYLEKDKDALRLIAYNFIPEIQEKLKSFHKSFRDLWYKECKGQGFEVIDIRLGGVMARCDSTMYRIKAYLKGNIDKIEELEEERLYFSEHFGGDDCKLICCNEYQKIATQNILSW
- a CDS encoding acyltransferase family protein → MKTQNRNYLIDNSKGLLIFLVVLGHSLEFIRKDYEVARLLYVFIYEFHMPVFVFISGYLSKNVEKGRRNAVRNFLTPFLLFNIIWNLITLVGPLFLRGEFTELPSEQAFSFFTPGWALWYIFAMFLWKILLPDLLKFKNIFILSIIAGIFVKLSGEFGSYMALSRTITFAPFFLAGYYSSEEKLKRFRKFTRFNILNKVPSILILIIGVLIALIFVNYSNIADEFFWADRSYSNFNIEIFTGILLYIAVYIIGFAFVYVFINLMPENQTFLSKIGKNTLSVYFLHTYFIGSILGLTSLMSSNLGKLLALIVGSLIVTFILSRDCVARFFNKFLDKFNRLLFIKE
- a CDS encoding MarR family winged helix-turn-helix transcriptional regulator; this translates as MNYDSFEIAMLIKEIYSSTMGKVSEGLKESGLTHQQITVIKLIAHKGKVTVKELCDEMSLAKGTVSGIVSRLENMGYVEKFKDEKDKRNTYIVFSKKGVDFAKTFRCDINNSFDSVFENFTHEEVKEIREVLLKLRDKIK